TGGTCACAATTAGATTTGATCAAGCCCATCAGAATTTTCGGTGtacttttttcaattaaaatgttGCTTACAAAGTAGCTTTGTATGAtgataaagtttttttttgaggTCACTTTAATGATAAAGTTTGTACACACAAATTATTGAAGGGGATGAAATGGAGGGCAAATGtttgtacccaaaaaaaaaaaaaggaggaggtAAATAGTAAAATGTTAccttttttaaaaggaaaacacaGGACCTACACCCAAAGCGCACGTTAGCGCAAGGCAGAGGAAGCAAGGCAAATAGGTTGATTAGGCTTCCACCACTACCGAGCAAACAGCAACAATCACGGAATCATCTGAGAAAACACCATAATCAATACCTATCTTCCTAATTATTCCCCGGGGCACCTCAttgttcattaattttaatCATTATTTTAATAGCTTTCCATCCccaatagttttatttatttatttataatcacTGCATAACGACGGCTTAGCATTAATTCCATAAAATCGCAGCAAATTAGGCACGACAAGAAAAACCCAGAAGCCAAAAAACACTCATTTCACTTCTCCGTACGAATAGCCTGAGCAAAAGAAGACCTGGGTTGTGTCCTCAACAGGAGCCACGTTTCGAAAGTTTAAggcttttgggttttgatcTGTCTCTGATGATGATCGATCTGTGACGAGGTAAGTGGATATGGTGGGATGAAGGAGAAGACACGAAGGAATGGCTCGGGTAGGAGAATGGGGATTTAAAGGTAGAGCGAAATGGGGCTGTTCGTACAAGAAGACCACTCTCATCGTTTGCTCCATTAACATTGTTGTTGCTCTATATGTTCTTCGTTCTCTCTACGCTTCTCTGTACATCTACTCCGATAGAGATTCACGTCCCAGtacgtctctctctctctctctctctctctctctagcttgTGATTTTATAAGCTTTGTTCAAATCTTGTTGCTTTGAATGGCCCACTTGCTGTTTGAGGTCTTTTTGGGAGAACCCAGTTGCAAATTATGAGGTTCTCAATGTTGAATGTTCTGTTAATATATTGGTTCAGCTCTTGAGTACACTCCAGATCAGATTAGGAAAATGGAGGAATCAGTTCGGATTCGAAAAGCAGCTGAACCGGTTGAGCTCATTAGATTGGTAAGATGCATTTTGAGTGTTTGGGTGGTAGATCTGTTGGATTGAATCGGTAGAGCGGTTTGCTGtaacttttttaatttaacGGAGGACTCTTTGTTATGCTCAAAAGGTAAAGGCACTAAAGAAGGAGCTTTCCAGAGAGGTAGTGGTTGAATTGCCACAGCCTTTGAAACTGAAGATAACCAATGAGATAGTTGAGAGGTTGAAAACCTTGAGGCCCAAAGCAAATGTTACTGAGCAGAGAGGTTAGTGCGCCTTTTTTTGGCTCATCTCTTTTTGTTATCTGCATTTCAAGGCAATCTTTATTTTGCATTAGAATAGTTAATCGTCATGCAATTGCGCATAAATGGTTTAAACCATGGATCATCTTACAGTGACAGACAACTCTGTCCTTGAAATTGATAAGATTATGaatttatgttttcttctctGTCGAGTTTTCGTCTATGAAATCTTAAACTAAAATTCTCGAAATCGATTCAGCTTTCTTAGCGAAATTATCCCATATCTGTATTCTTTTCAGAAATAGAACTAGAATTTTAGGattgaaggaagaaaaagaattaaaatgaGGTTTAGGTAGATTTCGTATGAAGGGGATGTAGAAGGAAAATCCCGCTGTTTGTTTTGTCTCAAGGAACAAATGGCTTTCTGGTATTCTGGTAGCGTGTACATTTTCTCCATATATTATGACAGATCATTGGAAGAAAAGGATTTTAGTGCAAAAGGCTTATTTTAGGCACACCCTGTATTTCTCTAGGCACTACAAATAATTATAACAGATTACAGCAGAAACTTCAAGGTTAATGTGGCTTTTTCAGTGCCATGTTTCTCTTTTGGGTGGGCAGTGCGTGGTGGCCTGGATAATTCTTGTTTCAGTTAACTTAGGAAATACTATAttgatataattttatttttcagcaaGATTGGCCATAGTTTAGATATGTGCACATTTGTGTTTAGTACTTAGACATGCTCCAGAGTGTAAAGTGCTTAGACTTTGTTCTAGTATTCAGTGCTTCTTTCACTTGTACCTTACAAGTTTATAACATTTTCTGTTTAACAATGAAATGCTGGTAAAGCTTTACTCCAACTCATTCTGGAACTTAATTGCATGTAAACGCACCCATATTCTCCTTGTAAACTGCTGTTCCCACTAATTAGCTTGACCTTTTTCTAATCTataaactttaatttaaactcaCATGTCCACACTATGTTCTTTGGAAGCACTTATCAGCTGTTAATAATTAAACTGACCAAATATGACGAGTGTAATGAGATAAAGCATACAAAATATGTGTCATATAATTCGTTATGTTATTGGTTTGTTGCTGGTAGTTATCAACTTCTCTTATTGATGCTGTTTGCTTAAATAAACAGAATTTGTCGAAAGATGGTGCAAGGAAAAACTGAAGGAAGCTAAGCAGTTGGCTCTTGAGACAAACGcttcaaattcaacaattCTTCATGAGGAAGCAGGTGTGGTCATTATTTGTGAACTGtgtatgtttcttttttggtcaaaataatcTTATTTGTCAATGATGCAGTACTCTATTGACGGTaataattattgttttgaCCGAACTCTGGTGTTTTGTATTCTGATTTTTTCTCTCTATAGAAATGCTAGTAAAAGCTTTGGAGTCTGATTGGACAGTGCTGTTGGAAGACATGGGCCTTTGGATACCTGCTGAAATTGTTAACACAGAACATCATGATAAACCTGAGGGTGAAGAGGAGGAGTTAGGTAATTCATTAGTTTATGCTCCTTGCCCTTCTCTCTATCGTAAATAAACCTCCAATTcacattttattttcctttacaATAATACAAAAGTCATGATACTTATCTGCTAGTGTTGAGAGATTTACTCTATTGTCTGGTAGAGACTTATTCCATGTGTTGATGTATGTattccttttttctctcttgaagatcaaattttgCCGGGAAGGCCGCTTCCACCTGAATGCCATGCGGAAGTTCATACAGATTATGATGGTGCTGCTGTAAGATGGGGGCTTAACCACCACAAAGATAGTGCAGCTGACTGTTGTCAGGCTTGCTTGGATCAAGCTAAACGTGCTAAGCCTAACGAAAAGAGATGTAATATATGGGTATACTGCCCGTCTGAAGGCGGTTGCCATTCTCCAGATATCTATGAGCATAAACTTGGAGAGTGCTGGCTGAAATACGTAAGAATGAAACAACCTCTTCACGACAATGGCacattttgtttacttttcttttaatctGATTTAAGTTTCGTCCAGATTAGTCTCGATTATGTGGATCCAATCCAGTCTaatatttgttgttttcatttatCAAAATGCAGGCAGAAACGCCCAAACGCAATTTTAAGGACAAGTATCCTGAATCATACAGAAACAACCATCCATCTGCACCACTTGTTGTTCCTTGGGCCTCTGGCATTGTTGGTGCATGATAGGATTTctccagaaaaaaaaaagaaaaaggacaaACCCTTGTCAATGTAATGTGACCTGCAAAGGCTAACCATGTTCTGGAAATATCACAAAACACACGCATATATAGCTTCACTGGAATCTCTAATCATGGTCTCCCTgggtttatatatttttgttcctatcaaattgttttgtgaaaaatagaagaaatagGGAGAAATTCTTTGTAAGAGAGAGTGGGGTGGAGTCACTGAAGGTTAAGGTATGCCCCATGCTGCTTGTTTGTTCACAAGTCATTTTTTTGTAATACGGATTGTCATCCTACGGGTGCCGACGGTTCAAGGTGAAGAAGTCTTGGTCGGAGGCAAAGTGAGCTTTGTTGTTAGATATTGAAACTTTCTCTGTGAatgattgattaattaatgGGGAATATGAATTTCCGTCTCTGAACATTGTGCAACACTCTCTAATTCTTTTGATAAATATAATGCTctctatattttcttaaggGGACAAGTAACTCgaacaaatttattttccgGAGAAGAAAAGTTATTTCTACGAACTCTTATTAAGTGTTACCACAGTACAAAATTGAGGGGTTGCCAATCTGCTACTAATGTCTGactaaatacaaaattaaaaggaaaagaactgactaaatacaaaatgaaaaggaaataaacaAGAACACCAGTACTAGCTTCAGCTTCCCCATTGATAGTTTGGAACTTGACCCCCAATTCACATCTAAGTGCAAGCTTGAAAAAGGTGGCTGTGAGTGGAAACTCGGATTAGGTGCCTCTGAGTGGAAACTTGGATTAGGTGGGATGCTCTGCTCGTTCCTGAAGAAATTTTCTGGATCAACAGCAGTCTTCACCTTCACCAACCTATCAAAATTGTCATTGAAGTACTTCAAGCCATACACCTTCCCTTGTTCATAGCTTCTGTTACCAAATTTATTGACACCAATGTCAAGGTCCCTGTAATTCAAGAAAGCACTCCTTGGGTTCTTGGACACAAATGGGGTCATGAACCTGAAAAGCCTCCTGGTGTCTGTGGTATAATTATTCTCTGCTTCAGCCCCTGCTTCTCCCCAGCTCACTGAGTACTGAACTTTGAACAAGTTACCGGCACGGTGTGGAAAAGGCGTGGCAGAGGCCAGAATCCGACTCATCATCCCACCATATGGATTGAAAACCAAACCTATTTTGCCTATTTCAATCATCTTCTTCCACACTAACTCCAACCTACTTTTGGAAATTGGGGTTTGAACATAATCAGACTTTCTTTTCAGGAAATTTGCATGATCAGGATTTCTATCAAGCAACACATCAGGGGAGGTCCCATTATCATAGTTAGCCCACCAAAGAACAGACTCAATCCAGCTCATCTCCTTACAGTCATCCTTCTTCAAACCTAACTCAGGAAACTGCTTCCCCAACAATGACACAAGTTGGTCAGCATTGCCTAGAAACTCAGCCATAATTGTGGCCTTAACAGTGTTGCTCCCTGGCTGCAACAGCAGCCTCATAAACAGACCATCATCTGTGGTTGGCGACACCTCTTGCCACCTCGAAACAACGGCGGTTGCATTCTCTTCCAACGTTCTCGCAGCCTGGAAAACTGTGACAGTTTCTGGGACAGGAACCAGCTTCAATTTGTATGCAACAATGACACCAAAGCTTCCTCCACCCCCTCCTTTAATGGCCCAAAACAGGTCTTCTCCCATGGCTTTTCTGTCAAGAAGTCTCCCCTTAGCATCAACAATCTGAGCATCAAGGACATTGTCAACAGCAAGGCCAAACTTCCTCAACATGTTTCCATAGCCACCACCACTTATGTGCCCACCAATACCAACTGTGGGACAAATTCCAGCAGGAAAGCCATGAACTTTGCTCTTCTCTGAAATCCTATAGTACAATTCTCCAAGTGTGGCTCCAGCCTGAACCCAAACCGAGCTGTCCTCAATGTCTACAGTCAC
The window above is part of the Prunus dulcis chromosome 1, ALMONDv2, whole genome shotgun sequence genome. Proteins encoded here:
- the LOC117616146 gene encoding uncharacterized protein LOC117616146, translating into MARVGEWGFKGRAKWGCSYKKTTLIVCSINIVVALYVLRSLYASLYIYSDRDSRPTLEYTPDQIRKMEESVRIRKAAEPVELIRLVKALKKELSREVVVELPQPLKLKITNEIVERLKTLRPKANVTEQREFVERWCKEKLKEAKQLALETNASNSTILHEEAEMLVKALESDWTVLLEDMGLWIPAEIVNTEHHDKPEGEEEELDQILPGRPLPPECHAEVHTDYDGAAVRWGLNHHKDSAADCCQACLDQAKRAKPNEKRCNIWVYCPSEGGCHSPDIYEHKLGECWLKYAETPKRNFKDKYPESYRNNHPSAPLVVPWASGIVGA
- the LOC117618791 gene encoding berberine bridge enzyme-like 21, with protein sequence MREAMLRMMMLPLVVLLVFHVSASWAASASVYDNFLQCLNTNTNPSSTQLSNIIYAQNNPSYSSVLRAYIRNSRFNTTSTPKPVLIVTPSAASHVQASVVCAKQLGIQLRIRSGGHDYEGLSYWSDQTFIVLDMFNLRSVTVDIEDSSVWVQAGATLGELYYRISEKSKVHGFPAGICPTVGIGGHISGGGYGNMLRKFGLAVDNVLDAQIVDAKGRLLDRKAMGEDLFWAIKGGGGGSFGVIVAYKLKLVPVPETVTVFQAARTLEENATAVVSRWQEVSPTTDDGLFMRLLLQPGSNTVKATIMAEFLGNADQLVSLLGKQFPELGLKKDDCKEMSWIESVLWWANYDNGTSPDVLLDRNPDHANFLKRKSDYVQTPISKSRLELVWKKMIEIGKIGLVFNPYGGMMSRILASATPFPHRAGNLFKVQYSVSWGEAGAEAENNYTTDTRRLFRFMTPFVSKNPRSAFLNYRDLDIGVNKFGNRSYEQGKVYGLKYFNDNFDRLVKVKTAVDPENFFRNEQSIPPNPSFHSEAPNPSFHSQPPFSSLHLDVNWGSSSKLSMGKLKLVLVFLFISFSFYISSRLATPQFCTVVTLNKSS